The DNA segment ACTTCCTTAACTTCCTTTTTCTTTGAAGCCACATTATCACCCCTTACTTAATCCACTTCCAATTTGCAAGCTTTCCATGAAGTCAGCAGTGTCTTTTTCCTTATAGACATGGAGATTGTAATTCACAAAAAAATGAAGAACGTCATCAATCACTTCATGATGAATGTTTGTTCCCCTCAATAAGTCACCGTCCATTGTGATATACTCCAATGCATCATTCAAACGATCAAGAACATCAAGAATCTCTTCGTTCTTATCTTCTTTTGATTTCGGGAAGTAATGAATGTCGAAAGGATGTTCTCTGAAATATCGCTTGCCGATTACCTGCCTTTGACTAGAAGTTAAAAGGAAAATAAAAAAACAAGGTTCTTTCAAGCCTTGTTTCACTGATTCCGTATAAATCTTATAGTCATCACCAAACTCATGGTTCAGTTTTAATGCAATGGATTCACTTAATTTATTAAGCATCAAAACATTCCCCCAAAAAATTCATCAATTTTCTTTCCAAAATCTTTGGTGCTTGCGAGTCTAGTTCTTTTTCCGAAATAGTTAACATGAATCGTCCTGGTACCCACCCTTTATGGTTTCGTGTTCTATGACCAAATTCAACATAGGATGCATAATGAACTGGATTAATTATTTCAATTTGATATACATCACCAATTCTATTTACTTGAAAACCTTCCGCAAAACTTAAAGCGTCATTATTGGACATTGCCTTTTTTCCACTACCAAACATTGCTTCTTCTTCCGTTTTAGCAGTCCAACCACGCCTTAAAGTACCGCCTTTTTTGCCGACAGGTGTCCTTCTTATAACCTTTGCGAGTAATCTTGCTGCAAGTTCCTTCGCACATTCTTCAATAAACTTTTCAAAATCAACTTTTTGCAATTTATCAAGCTTCTTCTGAAGGTTTTCAAGCTGTCGAAAGTCGCATTTCCCCCACTTTGCCATTCATTACGCCCATCCCTTGAACAGTTCTAACATTATTTCTTGATGTGAACTGTATCTGGCAGGTTCACCGCTATTCTGATAGTCAGTTGTAACACCATTTTGCGTTACAGTAATTTTTGAACCTGGCTTAATGACAATTTCAGGTGCTATGAACAACTTAACAGCTTGCGTGACAGCTTTCGCACCATCAGATTGATTCACACTACTAATCCTTTCAAAAGACAATTTACAAGGTTGATCGGTAACAACACTAACTTCTCTATGCTTGGTGATCTTAGTTACTTCGTTGCGGACTTCTTTATATTCGGTAATGATGCATTTACCAATGTATAAGCTTTCAATTGCTTTACGCTTTGCACTTACCATTTGATACACCTAAACGCCGCATAGTTGGTTTCTGGATGCAACAAGAAGTTAATTAATAGATCAAGTCTTGCTTCAGGTGTCTTGCTACCTTCTCCAAGAGCAAACGTGATATTGGTGTCACCCTCCTGAATACTCTTGACTGCTGCTTCCAAATCAAACCCTGTTAATTGTCCAATACTCTTTTTGCCGAGTAAAAATTCACCAACCGCCATATCAACTGCAATGTGATGTAGCCCCTCAGGAACGGTTGGTGTATTGCACTGATTTTTAATGTGACTTTCTGTTTTTTGGATGATGAAGTCAAGAACCCAGGTATCCGAATCAGTAACCGCATAGCCGAAAGATTCAAGTCTTTTCTTCACATCTTCAAGCATTTCATCACACCCTATTCAGCTTCTTTTGCTGCAAGAATCTTCTTTATAATGCCTTTTTGACTTGTCGATTGACCAATATCAATTTTATGCTTTTCAGCATAGGTTTTTAGTTCATCAATTGTCATGTCATTAAGTTCAGAACTAATTTCAGAATTTTCTTCAATTTCATCAATTGTCATGTCATCAAATTCAGAACTAGCTTTGGAATCTTCTTCAATTTCATCATGTTCGACTACATAACCACGATCTTCAAACCAAGTAATTAAATAAGGGTCAGTGGTTTCACCAACCCCATTGACAAATGGAACACCTGCTGAAATACCGTTATATTGCTTATTTGGCGCAATAACCTTTGCCATTTCAACCCCTCCTATTACTGAACTTTAATGTTACGCATTACCCCAGCAGCTTTAGTTGCTTTCAATGCGACTGCTGCAACCATTTCCACTTCACCTGTTTTAACTGCACCCGCTGTTTTAAAATCAGGAAGCCATGTGTTAATAGGTGACTGACCTGCCATAGAAACACCATGAAAACCATCCAGTGCGAGTCTTGCAGCAAATAGGGATGTTTCCCCACTTGTAATGTCAGTTTTCACGACTGGTTCATTTGTACCTGCTTTTGCACCAAAATCAACCAGTGGTGTAGTTCCGTAGAATTCAATTTGTTGACCAAACTCATTCGCTTTTGACATATACATGCCGACTCGTCTAGCTACCGCTCTTATCTTAGCGATCAATTTGGTATTCCCACCAATAAATGAAGGAACTCCATCCAATCCCATTAAGAATTCATCGAGTTCATCGGCAAATGCTTTATAGTTCGCATCAACCGCAGCAGAGGTAGATAAATCAATTGTGTCATTAGGTTTATATTCAGTTGAAGAACCCGTAAGTGCTTTTTCTAAACCATCGAACGCATTTGCGTCAACTGCACTATCCCCGTTAATAACCGTATCATTAAAAAGTGCTGAAGCAGCTTTAATCTTTTGTTGCATCTGAAGGGTAACTTCATCAATGATACCGCCCATATTCGCAATGATTCGGTCAATTTGGAAACTTCCACCGAACACTTTCAAATCAGTGGTGTAACGCTGCTTTGTTACTTCCTGTGGTGAGTATTCAGTATTAACCGCACGAAATTCCGCTGTCGGTTGAGTAATAAGTCTTGTGTAACCATATGTCAATGTTGTACCGCCACCAGTTGGAGAAACTGCATCGTCAAATGTAATGTTGCCCAAAAGGAAATTAGATTTTGCGAATTCGTCAATTACGCCCATTTGAAGTGCATCTTGAACATTTAATTTTGCTTGTGCTAATGTAACTGCCATTGTGTAATGACCGCCTTTCAATAAATTAGTTTTTTATTATTCATTACTTGTAAAATGCATCTGTACTGCTTCCGCAAGCGAGGAAGGTTGTGTTCCTACATCAACCTTCCCAGCGCCTGATTCACCAGGTTTAAAGCCTTTGAATTTTGGTGTACTTGTCGGCTGTTGTTGAACTTCAAATAAGAACGAATCATCACCTTCTTGCAGCTTCTTCAATTGATCGTCCAATCCTTTAACAGTTTCACCGTCAAGTTCTGCATTTTCAAGATCAAGCAACGCTTTTACCGCTTTGATGTTCTTTGCCTTTGCCTTAATTAATGCCTTTTCAACTGCATTATCAAGTTTAATTTGCTTCAGTTGCGCTTCATAGTTGGCTTTTTCAGTTGCATTTTGACTTTGAAGTTTAGAGATTTGTTCCCTCATGCTTTCAACATCACCAGTAGAATTTTTCAACGTTTCAAGTTGTTCATCCCTGGAAGCAATGTCCTTTTCAAGTTGTTTTTTTGCATTGTTCACTTCATCGAATCTTGCCTTAGTAACAAAGTTACCATCTAAAGATGTCATAATTTTGGTTGCCTGTTCTTCAGTCAACCCCATTGCAATCAATTGTTCCTTAGTCATACTTACCGTCCTTTCAAATTACGTTGTTTTACATGGGTAACGAACCATGAAATTTGTCTTGTTCTTTTACGTCAGCAATACCAAAATGACGATTGATGCTTTAACCCAAGCATCTAGGGAGATATTAAGATCACCGCCTTATCTGCCTAAACAGGCATGAAAAAAGCACCCTGCAATTTCTGCAAGATGCTTTATTCAATCGCATCACCTTTCGGTGATTCGTAACCAAGTAAATCTTCCCAGGTCTTTCCCTGTTTAATGCATTCCTTATATACGGCAATTACGCCGCCCATTTCCTCAACACCCTTGGGATAACCGAACGGTACAATCATACCCAAAGGCTTACCGCCTACCTTGTCATTATATTCAAGATAAGCCTTTCCTTCTTCATCAAGTTCATAGAGTTCAATTTCTTCAGGTGTAAGTTCATTTTTCGCCATACACATCACCCCTTTCATTAGCTATAAGTAATATCGTTTTGAATTGCGTAATCCAATAAATCATTCATTACGGATGAGTAGGTTTTCCAAGTGTTTGGCATAAGAGTCTTAATAACAGATAAAGTTTCATCGTCCGCAGTATAAAACAATGCCCCGAATGTTGCCCATGTTTCGCTAGTTGCACCATCTTTTCCACGGTCTTTATTATATGCGGCATCATGTCCCCAAAATCCATTACCATGCGGATTCAAACGGTTCTTTGTGGTTAGTCCCATTGCATCTGTGAACATGGATATTTGGGTTCTTGCCTTTTGTGTATTGTATGTTGTTTTTAAATACCTAATAGTTGCTGTGTATGCTTCAGACGAAATTCTATCTAGGTTTTTCAATGGTTTAATAGATAACCCTTCAATTTTATTATACCACTTAATGGCATTGTTAACTGTTAAAAGAACGTCATCATCAATAGCATTGATCATTCTAGCGCCAATGACAGTATCCGTTCTTGTAAAAGCTTTATGCATATTTTTATAAGGTGAAATGGTTCCATCATCTAAATAGGCGAAAGGCGTTTGCGAAAGTATATGATCTAGTTGATGAAATTCTTCATGGAACTTCGTATGCCATGCGCCAGTATAATTACTACCAACTAACCGTTCCCACTGGTTATTTTCAATGTTCATTTTGATAACCTGTTGACCTGGATAATATGCAGCACCTGACACTTTATAATAATAGTCATTGTCTTTGAATCTGTCTGATAATTTATCATATAAATTCAATTGCTCTGAACCATGATTTGAAAGGATTTGTTCAAGTTCAACCTTATGAATATCTGCTTTTAAGATGGCATCGTGCTTATCCATAATGGATTTTTTCAAAGCCTGAATTTCAGTTTCTTTATCCTTGAATACCTTATTAGGGTCAACTTCCTTTAATCCATCTTTTGAACCACCGTTGACAAAGCTGTTCTTCCAATCCTCATATTTCATGGTTCTTGGAACATAATACGTTTTCCCATCCTTATCGGTCGCAGCACGTTCACCTTCAAAATCATCATCGAAGTAAGGGACAAATACAGTTCTACACCAAGCATGAAATGGCGGTGCGGTCACGCTTACTTGGTAATCTTGCATGGCAAATATTTGACCGTCTAACCCCTGACATACCTTGCTAGTGTTGCTGTCAAGTGTTGCCACAATCTCATATTTTTCAACGTTCAATTCATTAAAACAATCTTTCTGTGCAACAGATGCAAAAAAGGCTGATTCTGTCATTATCAGCCTTGCCGCTCTGTTCTTACTCACATTGAACTCTTTAGCGATAGCGTTAATAGCCTTTGATGGGGAATCCCCTCTGATTATAGCCTGTGTGAGTTCGGTATGAACTGAATTCACCAATTGTTGCTTTGAAGTCCAACACCTATCTTTGAAGGTTAAACCGTCAGCAGTCCAGGGTTTAGAAATCACCTGTTCAAGCTGCTTGGAGTCAAAACTATGAAGGTCATATCCAACATTGAAGCCCCTTTGTATTTCATAAGCCGTGTGATAGTAACCTTCAGAATAAATATCCCTAACAAGTCGATCTATCCCATCAACTTGATTTCCATAAAGCACTTCAATTTGATGTTGTGTTTGAATTTTCAATGCTTCAAGTCTGGATATATGAACCCTAGCTGAAGCATTTTCGAGTTCCTTCATCCATCGTTGATTCAGTTCATTTTCTTCACCGTATTTAATATAATCCGTTACATCCCATTTAAATTCTTTCAATTCCTTACTATTCAATAACCGCTTAGCTTCCACAAGTGATATTTCATTATTACTTGCAAAGCGCTGATACCAAACTGCAATTTCCTTTTCAATTTCTGCTGATGCTTTTATATATTGTTCTTCTACCTCATAGTAATAGGTCTGCCCTTTCATCAACTGTGCTTCTTGCAGCCGATTAAACCGATCTTCCCAATAATTACGTTTGGTCATCTTTTTCACCGCCGCTTAGCGGAAAGGCATTTTTATAATCATCCATTGCCGACTTAGCTTCTTCTAATTTTCGCTGAAGTTCAAGTTTAGTGTTAGAAGTCCAAGGATGTTGTGTAACAATCGTTTCATCGGACAATATTCCAACTGATTTTACACAGTTCTCAATGCTTTCTGATTCATTGATTAGAATATCCCTATTGAATATGACCTTAACCTTCTCTTTTTCAAAATCACCATTTCCAGTGTTAGAAAGATGAACGTTGACGAACCATAAAAGTTCTTCGAAGGAAGCCTGGTATTCTGTTTCCATACCGTTTGCATCCAGGTCAATATCTGAATACATGGATTGAATATTCATTTGGTTTGGTGTTCCTGACATTCGATCATCCTTGGCATCAAAACCCCTACCATTTTCAATCAATGCCTTCTTGAATAGTTCCAGGATAACTTTATAGTTTTCAGCATTCACATGAATTTCAAGTGTTTTCAAGTCACCTGCTGCACCGTCAACCGTTTTAACCTTAACTGCACCATACTGCGCTAGATTTCTTCTGAACTCACCAAGGTTTGTTCCGTCATAGTTCTGAAGAACAAGTATAGTATTCCTTGCATCTTCCTGCATATTGTTTTGGAAGTCTGAAAGGATTGTATTGATTCCGTCCTGAAGCGATTTCACCCTGGTAATCAATGGTATTTCCTTATTGTTGTACTTGAAGGGTATTAAGGGTACTTTCGCCCAATTCCAATTTGATTGGTTCCCTTCTTCATCTTCCGCAATTAAATAATTCGTAAAGGGGTTTTCTACATCGTCAACCAACGAATTGTTTTTCCAAATAAAACGGTGAATTCCGTTGGCATCGTACAATTCAACCTTTTCAATAGTGACTTCCTTTTCACCCTCGTAAGCTTCCACCTGATAGATTCTAACTGCACAATCTAGAATTGTATGTTCGGCATCCTTCCAAAATGGAAGTACTTCATAAGGTGGAAGCTTCTTAAAGCAGAATTCACCTAATTCATTATAGTAGGGAAGCAACCAAGCAATTCCATGGTTCAACGAATCTTCCCCTAGGTTCTTAAATGTTCTAAGGAACCTGTTGTTGAATATACCTTGTAGCAATTCAGCATATTCATCGTTTTCAGTTTCAAAAGTAAGTGGTTTGGCAAGAAGATAGTTCACCTTTTGGTCAACCAACTTTGCATACTGATTATCTATGATTTTGTTATTTGGAAGGTTTTCGACTTCCTGAAGTAATCCGTTCTCACCAATCACTGTTCTTCTACGGTTCAATATGTCATGGTCGCCACGATAATAACGTTCCCCTTCAAGCATATCTTTCCGTTTTTTTGACTTCTTGAACTTTATGATTTCACGTTCAAGGAACTTCTTATGACTCATAATTGTCTTTGCGCCATCTGTAATCAGTTTATTTATTTTTGAAGTTTCGGTTTCAATACCTAAAAAATCAAACATCTAAATTCACCCCTTAATCAAAACTGAATGTATCACCTTGACCAATCTTTTCAGCAATTCCAGTTGTTGCGTCAGGTGCGTCATCGTGTTTGTTCTTACCTTCTTTTTGATACTTAATCATTGCGTCATAATATTCAGGAAATCTATCTTTCCAATTAGAAGGAAAGTAAATGTGATCCATTACCCAGGTTGAATTGGAAAGGATTCTAGCAGCTTTATTTTTTGATTGATGGAAAGTATTGATTTGTGTTCGATTACTCTTGAATTTCTCTCTCAGAATTCGTTCAACCGATCTTCCAAACCCTCTACCCCCATTGTTTGATTCAATATCAGCTATATTAACTTTTCCTTCATAGATCATCTTTGCTGTTTCAGGTTCAGTTTCTTCCATAGGCGATTTAGTATAAAGAACGTCCAATATATAAGCTTCATTGTTATAGACACCATAATTGATGGAACACAAATAATCATCGCCAGTATCGGCGGTATCTGTGTAATTTCTGATAGAAGTGAATAATAAATTACCCGCTGCATCTGTCGGAAGTTTATCGTATGTTTTAAATGAACTGTATAACCTACCCTTAACATCAATTGGTTCTTGTTGATAGTTTGCAGAAGCAATATCAACGCCCATTGCTTTTACTCTCGCCTGATATGAACGCTTAGACAATATTTCAGGACAAAGCATTTCGCCATTGTCCTGAAGGGCTTTATATAAAACTGTTTTAATTCTTGCACCGTTTTTGTAATGTTCGATTGCCCTTCCAGCTAAATCTAGGCTATGCCATCTTGTCATTACAATAATTATTTTTCCACCTTCTTCAAGGCGTGAAAGCATTGTATTAGTGAACCATTCCCAATGCTTTTCGAGAACATCCGCATTGTTTGCTTCTAATGCTGATTTAATAAGGTCATCTATAATTAGCAATGATGCACCAAACCCTGTTGCCGTTCCTGTCGGGGAAGTAGCCAAATAATTATTGTAGCCATTTTCTAATGACCACATATTCATTGCTCCATCTCCACGCTTAATTGTCACACCAGGGAAAATATCAGAATATACGATTTTATCAATATCAGCTTTTTCTTCAAGAATCGTATTCCTAACACCTTTTGAAAAAGTCGTTGAAAGTGTCTCATTGTATGAACCAGTCATAACTTTTTGAGTTTGGTCATTCCCAAGAACCCATTCAACAAGATTTCCAACTGTTCTTGATTTCCCATGCCTTGGGGGAAGATTTATAACTAAAACATCATGTTCATCGGATTGAACAAACTCTTGAAGTTCATCACACATTTCACGTAAAAAAATTCTATCAGGCTTGTAAAAGTCAGGAGATTTGACATTGCAGTAATCGAAGAAGTTTTTTCTTGCTTTTCGTATTGCTTCCTCATTTTGAAGCAATACTAATTCTTCAAGCATTTTAAGTTCTTCAGCTTTGTTCATTGCCATCAAGACCAAGCTTTTCTTTTAATCTCTTGATTCTGTCAGAAAGTTCTTCGTCGGTCATACTTGAAGTTGTATTTAATGAACCTTCAACTGCAATATCCCTTCTATCTCTCCATACATCGGGTTTCCTATTTTTCAGCCAAAATATTTGCGCTGTAGTATCTCCTGCAACTTCTTTAGTTACTTCCTTGGTTGTTATAAGTTTGAATTCACCTGTTTCAGCATCAAACATTCTTTCCTTTGTACATTCGGTATACTCATAACCTAATGCCCTTTTTAGCAATGCGTTTTCAACCTGAATATCAATTACTTCTTTTCCCCTTTTTAGGGTGTCCGATATGTCCGAATGCTTCTTTTTCCATTCGTTAAGTGTTGACCTTGAAATTCCTATATTAGAAGCAATTTGTTCATCGGTTAGACCGTTTCTTGCCCAGGCTTCTAGTTTCAGTAAACCTTCATCCGTCAGCCAGTCTTGATATTTACCTTTTGCCATCTGAAGGTTCACCTTCCTTTCCGTTCAAATAAAAATAGCGTCCTTGGCTTCTGCCTAGAACGCTAATTAGCATAATACAATAATATACTGTTTAGAATGGCATACAATCGCATAGTATGACAAAGTATGTCATGTTAGTTAGGTATTTTTACATTCTTCAAAGCAGTTGAATGAATTCGGTGAACTGTCCTTAATGACACGTTCATTTTGTCACAAATCTGCTCCCAGGTCATAAAGTTTATATACCGGTATCGTAATAAAACCTGCTCATCTGGATTTTCAACAGCACTGATTGTATCTCTGATTTGAATTTTTAGATTAACAAAGCGGTCAACATCTTCATTAATGACTTTTTCAAGTTCTATAATTTTTGAAATTAAGTTAACAAATTTAGCGTCATTGGATGAATTGCCTTCTTGAACTCTTTCTTTAGAATAATCAATTGCAGAAATAGACAAGGATAATTGCTTCAAATCCTGCAATTCTTGTACATTGCTATTTATCAATTCATTTAATCTATATGCTCGTTTTAAGTATTGCTTTGCTTGGGTCATGATTTTGCACCTTCCCTTCTTTCTTGAACCTATACCTTGAACCTTCAAAAACCTTATAATATCAGTGGTTTTCTTCGTTTGGGTTCAAGGTTCAAGATAATTGTCTATATATTCTTATTTTTAGGGTATATATTATTGATCTAAATATTAAAACGATAGAATGATTTTACTTAATAAATAAAATCTATCTTGAACCTTGAACCTGAACGTTAAATCCCTTGTTCTTATTGATATTTTCAAGGTTCAAGAAGCAAAGACTTATCTTGAACCTTGTAAGCAAACTTGAACCTTTTTCTGAATTTTCCGACTTCTACGATGAAAAATTTACTATGTCGACAATTTGAAAGTTAAATTTCAAATTCCGTTAACTTTAGAAGCAACCATGTCTGCGGTATGCGTCCAAAGTACAGTTTCATACTTTCTAATCGCTCTATCGAAATAAGTCCAATCATTTGTTTCATATGCTCCCATGTGATAGCGAATACAAAGAATTTCTTCTTCGGTTAAATGTATCCAAGCCGCCAGCAT comes from the Paenibacillus lentus genome and includes:
- a CDS encoding helix-turn-helix domain-containing protein, whose translation is MAKGKYQDWLTDEGLLKLEAWARNGLTDEQIASNIGISRSTLNEWKKKHSDISDTLKRGKEVIDIQVENALLKRALGYEYTECTKERMFDAETGEFKLITTKEVTKEVAGDTTAQIFWLKNRKPDVWRDRRDIAVEGSLNTTSSMTDEELSDRIKRLKEKLGLDGNEQS
- a CDS encoding major capsid protein codes for the protein MAVTLAQAKLNVQDALQMGVIDEFAKSNFLLGNITFDDAVSPTGGGTTLTYGYTRLITQPTAEFRAVNTEYSPQEVTKQRYTTDLKVFGGSFQIDRIIANMGGIIDEVTLQMQQKIKAASALFNDTVINGDSAVDANAFDGLEKALTGSSTEYKPNDTIDLSTSAAVDANYKAFADELDEFLMGLDGVPSFIGGNTKLIAKIRAVARRVGMYMSKANEFGQQIEFYGTTPLVDFGAKAGTNEPVVKTDITSGETSLFAARLALDGFHGVSMAGQSPINTWLPDFKTAGAVKTGEVEMVAAVALKATKAAGVMRNIKVQ
- a CDS encoding phage tail terminator family protein; its protein translation is MLNKLSESIALKLNHEFGDDYKIYTESVKQGLKEPCFFIFLLTSSQRQVIGKRYFREHPFDIHYFPKSKEDKNEEILDVLDRLNDALEYITMDGDLLRGTNIHHEVIDDVLHFFVNYNLHVYKEKDTADFMESLQIGSGLSKG
- a CDS encoding phage portal protein yields the protein MFDFLGIETETSKINKLITDGAKTIMSHKKFLEREIIKFKKSKKRKDMLEGERYYRGDHDILNRRRTVIGENGLLQEVENLPNNKIIDNQYAKLVDQKVNYLLAKPLTFETENDEYAELLQGIFNNRFLRTFKNLGEDSLNHGIAWLLPYYNELGEFCFKKLPPYEVLPFWKDAEHTILDCAVRIYQVEAYEGEKEVTIEKVELYDANGIHRFIWKNNSLVDDVENPFTNYLIAEDEEGNQSNWNWAKVPLIPFKYNNKEIPLITRVKSLQDGINTILSDFQNNMQEDARNTILVLQNYDGTNLGEFRRNLAQYGAVKVKTVDGAAGDLKTLEIHVNAENYKVILELFKKALIENGRGFDAKDDRMSGTPNQMNIQSMYSDIDLDANGMETEYQASFEELLWFVNVHLSNTGNGDFEKEKVKVIFNRDILINESESIENCVKSVGILSDETIVTQHPWTSNTKLELQRKLEEAKSAMDDYKNAFPLSGGEKDDQT
- a CDS encoding DUF1492 domain-containing protein — protein: MTQAKQYLKRAYRLNELINSNVQELQDLKQLSLSISAIDYSKERVQEGNSSNDAKFVNLISKIIELEKVINEDVDRFVNLKIQIRDTISAVENPDEQVLLRYRYINFMTWEQICDKMNVSLRTVHRIHSTALKNVKIPN
- the terL gene encoding phage terminase large subunit, translated to MAMNKAEELKMLEELVLLQNEEAIRKARKNFFDYCNVKSPDFYKPDRIFLREMCDELQEFVQSDEHDVLVINLPPRHGKSRTVGNLVEWVLGNDQTQKVMTGSYNETLSTTFSKGVRNTILEEKADIDKIVYSDIFPGVTIKRGDGAMNMWSLENGYNNYLATSPTGTATGFGASLLIIDDLIKSALEANNADVLEKHWEWFTNTMLSRLEEGGKIIIVMTRWHSLDLAGRAIEHYKNGARIKTVLYKALQDNGEMLCPEILSKRSYQARVKAMGVDIASANYQQEPIDVKGRLYSSFKTYDKLPTDAAGNLLFTSIRNYTDTADTGDDYLCSINYGVYNNEAYILDVLYTKSPMEETEPETAKMIYEGKVNIADIESNNGGRGFGRSVERILREKFKSNRTQINTFHQSKNKAARILSNSTWVMDHIYFPSNWKDRFPEYYDAMIKYQKEGKNKHDDAPDATTGIAEKIGQGDTFSFD
- a CDS encoding phage scaffolding protein, with the protein product MTKEQLIAMGLTEEQATKIMTSLDGNFVTKARFDEVNNAKKQLEKDIASRDEQLETLKNSTGDVESMREQISKLQSQNATEKANYEAQLKQIKLDNAVEKALIKAKAKNIKAVKALLDLENAELDGETVKGLDDQLKKLQEGDDSFLFEVQQQPTSTPKFKGFKPGESGAGKVDVGTQPSSLAEAVQMHFTSNE
- a CDS encoding HK97 gp10 family phage protein → MAKWGKCDFRQLENLQKKLDKLQKVDFEKFIEECAKELAARLLAKVIRRTPVGKKGGTLRRGWTAKTEEEAMFGSGKKAMSNNDALSFAEGFQVNRIGDVYQIEIINPVHYASYVEFGHRTRNHKGWVPGRFMLTISEKELDSQAPKILERKLMNFLGECFDA
- a CDS encoding minor capsid protein; protein product: MTKRNYWEDRFNRLQEAQLMKGQTYYYEVEEQYIKASAEIEKEIAVWYQRFASNNEISLVEAKRLLNSKELKEFKWDVTDYIKYGEENELNQRWMKELENASARVHISRLEALKIQTQHQIEVLYGNQVDGIDRLVRDIYSEGYYHTAYEIQRGFNVGYDLHSFDSKQLEQVISKPWTADGLTFKDRCWTSKQQLVNSVHTELTQAIIRGDSPSKAINAIAKEFNVSKNRAARLIMTESAFFASVAQKDCFNELNVEKYEIVATLDSNTSKVCQGLDGQIFAMQDYQVSVTAPPFHAWCRTVFVPYFDDDFEGERAATDKDGKTYYVPRTMKYEDWKNSFVNGGSKDGLKEVDPNKVFKDKETEIQALKKSIMDKHDAILKADIHKVELEQILSNHGSEQLNLYDKLSDRFKDNDYYYKVSGAAYYPGQQVIKMNIENNQWERLVGSNYTGAWHTKFHEEFHQLDHILSQTPFAYLDDGTISPYKNMHKAFTRTDTVIGARMINAIDDDVLLTVNNAIKWYNKIEGLSIKPLKNLDRISSEAYTATIRYLKTTYNTQKARTQISMFTDAMGLTTKNRLNPHGNGFWGHDAAYNKDRGKDGATSETWATFGALFYTADDETLSVIKTLMPNTWKTYSSVMNDLLDYAIQNDITYS